A genomic segment from Pistricoccus aurantiacus encodes:
- the accD gene encoding acetyl-CoA carboxylase, carboxyltransferase subunit beta produces the protein MSWLDKIVPSMGRIQRKDRRSSVPDGLWRKCPKCEGVLYLPELEKHQSVCPKCDHHLRLTARKRLAWFLDEGDRDEIAADLEPQDRLRFRDSKKYRDRLLAAQKATNENDALIAMRGRLEGMPIVAVAFEFTFMGGSMGAVVGEKFVRAAALALQERIPLICFSASGGARMQEALFSLMQMAKTSAALERLKQAGVPYISVLTDPVYGGVSASLAMLGDLNVAEPRALIGFAGPRVIEQTVREKLPEGFQRSEFLLEHGTVDMIVHRHAMRQRLGAVLRKLTHLPPVGAPEVITSGESAEDGEPMWETEPLDAELQQEPPRHEEFIDTATEHPLEEDQPRRGR, from the coding sequence ATGAGCTGGCTTGACAAGATTGTACCCTCCATGGGACGCATCCAGCGCAAGGATCGCCGCAGCAGCGTGCCGGACGGCCTGTGGCGCAAATGTCCCAAGTGCGAGGGCGTGCTCTATCTACCCGAGCTCGAAAAGCATCAAAGCGTTTGCCCCAAGTGCGATCATCACCTGCGCCTCACCGCACGCAAGCGGCTCGCCTGGTTTCTCGACGAAGGGGATCGAGATGAGATCGCCGCGGATCTGGAACCCCAGGATCGCCTCAGGTTTCGCGATTCCAAGAAGTATCGCGATCGCCTGCTGGCCGCTCAGAAAGCCACCAACGAAAATGACGCCCTGATCGCCATGCGCGGTCGACTGGAAGGCATGCCGATCGTGGCGGTGGCTTTCGAGTTCACTTTCATGGGCGGTTCCATGGGGGCGGTGGTAGGAGAGAAATTCGTGCGTGCGGCGGCGCTGGCCCTGCAGGAGCGCATTCCGCTGATCTGCTTTTCCGCCTCCGGCGGAGCGCGCATGCAGGAAGCGCTTTTCTCGTTGATGCAGATGGCCAAGACCTCCGCTGCCCTGGAACGACTCAAGCAGGCGGGGGTGCCCTATATCTCCGTGCTGACGGACCCGGTATATGGCGGCGTTTCCGCTTCTTTGGCGATGCTCGGCGATCTCAACGTCGCGGAGCCGCGGGCGCTGATCGGCTTCGCCGGGCCGCGAGTCATCGAACAGACCGTGCGCGAGAAGCTGCCGGAAGGGTTCCAGCGCAGCGAATTCCTGCTCGAGCATGGCACCGTGGATATGATCGTGCATCGCCATGCCATGCGTCAGCGCCTGGGGGCGGTGCTGCGTAAGCTTACTCATCTGCCGCCGGTGGGGGCACCGGAAGTTATCACTTCAGGTGAGAGCGCGGAAGACGGTGAGCCGATGTGGGAGACTGAGCCGCTTGACGCAGAACTCCAGCAAGAGCCGCCGAGACATGAGGAGTTCATCGATACCGCGACGGAGCATCCTCTCGAGGAAGATCAACCGCGTCGTGGGCGCTGA
- the trpA gene encoding tryptophan synthase subunit alpha, with protein MNRIDQRFAALKRQGRKALIPYITAGDPTPRHTVGFMQALVKAGADIIELGMPFSDPMADGPVIQKACERALKQGTRLSHLFEMVSEFRQSDQETPVVLMGYLNPIERLGYERFADLAREAGVDGVLMVDMPPEEADQLGPIFKERGLATIFLVAPTTSESRAATIVAQAQGYIYYVSLKGVTGAATLDVASIERHLAPLREMTALPLCVGFGIRDGETAAAVAQVADGVIVGSALVNHIAAGGDDPASIPPRLKAVLGEMRQAMDA; from the coding sequence ATGAATCGTATCGACCAACGCTTTGCCGCGCTCAAACGGCAGGGCCGCAAGGCACTGATTCCTTACATCACCGCCGGTGATCCGACGCCTCGTCATACCGTGGGATTCATGCAGGCTCTGGTAAAAGCGGGAGCGGATATCATCGAGCTGGGCATGCCGTTCTCCGATCCCATGGCGGACGGGCCGGTCATCCAGAAGGCCTGTGAGCGGGCGCTGAAGCAGGGCACTCGATTGAGCCACCTGTTCGAGATGGTGAGCGAATTTCGCCAGAGCGATCAGGAAACGCCGGTGGTATTGATGGGCTATCTCAATCCCATCGAGCGGCTGGGCTATGAGCGCTTCGCCGATCTGGCCCGGGAGGCTGGCGTCGATGGCGTGCTGATGGTGGACATGCCGCCGGAGGAGGCGGACCAGCTCGGACCGATCTTCAAGGAACGGGGGCTTGCCACGATCTTCCTGGTGGCCCCTACCACTTCCGAGAGCCGAGCCGCTACAATAGTCGCCCAGGCGCAGGGCTATATCTATTATGTCTCTCTCAAGGGCGTGACCGGTGCGGCGACGCTGGACGTCGCCTCTATCGAACGTCATCTGGCGCCCCTGCGTGAGATGACGGCGTTGCCCCTGTGCGTGGGTTTCGGAATTCGCGACGGTGAAACCGCAGCGGCGGTGGCCCAGGTGGCGGATGGAGTCATTGTCGGCAGCGCCCTGGTCAATCACATCGCCGCGGGGGGCGACGATCCTGCCTCCATTCCGCCCAGGCTCAAGGCGGTGCTTGGCGAGATGCGCCAGGCGATGGATGCCTGA
- the trpB gene encoding tryptophan synthase subunit beta has product MPDARGHFGPYGGRFVSETLSFALEDLEKTYASLRDDPDFQAEFDRDLAHYVGRPSPLYHAERWSKKLGGAQIWLKREDLNHTGAHKVNNTIGQALLAKKSGKPRVIAETGAGQHGVATATVAARLGLECHVYMGAADIERQKLNVYRMQLLGATVVPVESGSRTLKDAMNEALRDWVTNVDNTFYIIGTVAGPHPYPMLVRDFNAVVGREAREQSLAQIGRLPDALVACVGGGSNAMGLFYPFVEDDEVAMYGVEAGGDGVETGRHAAPLSANAPRGVLHGNRTYLMSDEGGQITETHSISAGLDYPGVGPEHALWKDVGRVNYVTANDPEVLEAFRELTHMEGIMPALESAHALAYAKVLAPQMRPDQHIIINLSGRGDKDILTVAKIDGITIQGIS; this is encoded by the coding sequence ATGCCGGATGCCCGCGGCCATTTTGGCCCCTACGGCGGCCGGTTCGTCTCGGAAACGCTGAGCTTCGCCCTGGAGGATCTGGAAAAGACCTACGCAAGCCTGCGTGATGATCCGGATTTTCAGGCGGAGTTCGATCGTGATCTGGCCCATTACGTGGGCCGCCCGTCGCCGCTGTACCACGCGGAACGCTGGTCCAAGAAACTGGGCGGAGCGCAGATCTGGCTCAAGCGCGAGGATCTCAATCATACCGGCGCTCACAAGGTCAACAACACCATCGGCCAGGCGCTGCTGGCCAAGAAGAGCGGCAAACCCCGAGTGATCGCGGAAACCGGCGCGGGCCAGCACGGGGTGGCCACCGCTACCGTGGCGGCGCGGCTGGGGCTTGAATGTCACGTCTACATGGGCGCCGCGGATATCGAACGCCAGAAGCTCAACGTCTATCGCATGCAGTTGCTGGGAGCTACCGTGGTGCCGGTGGAGTCCGGCTCGCGTACCTTGAAGGACGCCATGAATGAAGCGCTGCGAGACTGGGTCACCAACGTCGACAACACCTTCTATATCATCGGCACCGTGGCCGGGCCGCATCCCTATCCCATGCTGGTGCGGGATTTCAATGCGGTGGTAGGACGCGAGGCACGCGAGCAGAGTCTTGCCCAGATCGGCCGCTTGCCGGACGCCCTGGTGGCCTGCGTGGGCGGCGGCTCCAACGCCATGGGGCTGTTCTATCCCTTTGTAGAAGACGATGAAGTGGCCATGTACGGCGTCGAGGCCGGTGGCGACGGCGTGGAGACCGGTCGCCACGCGGCGCCGTTATCCGCCAACGCGCCCCGTGGCGTGCTTCACGGCAACCGTACCTATCTGATGAGCGATGAAGGCGGGCAGATCACCGAGACACACTCGATCTCCGCCGGGCTGGACTACCCTGGGGTGGGGCCGGAACACGCGCTATGGAAAGATGTAGGACGGGTGAACTACGTGACCGCCAACGACCCGGAAGTGCTCGAGGCCTTCCGGGAGCTGACTCACATGGAAGGTATCATGCCGGCGCTGGAATCCGCTCATGCTCTCGCCTACGCTAAGGTGCTGGCGCCTCAAATGCGGCCGGATCAGCATATCATCATCAACCTGTCCGGACGCGGCGACAAGGATATCCTGACCGTTGCCAAGATCGACGGCATCACTATCCAGGGGATCTCTTGA
- a CDS encoding phosphoribosylanthranilate isomerase: MASFKRTRVKLCGMTREQDVDAAVEAGADALGFVLWPGSKRAVEASSLATLCARVPALVTRVGLFVDQEPDLIRLVSRHLDLLQFHGDESASFCASFERPYIKALRMRDGLDLHAAADAYSTARALLLDAYKPGVPGGTGEAFDWGRIPATLAKPVILAGGLSAINVARAIRQVRPFAVDVSGGIEKEPGIKDIDKIDDFVRQVTLADTC; the protein is encoded by the coding sequence ATGGCCTCTTTTAAACGTACCCGAGTCAAACTGTGCGGCATGACGCGAGAACAGGATGTGGACGCGGCGGTTGAGGCTGGCGCCGATGCCCTGGGATTCGTGCTGTGGCCGGGGAGCAAGCGAGCCGTCGAGGCGTCGAGTCTGGCGACGCTCTGCGCTCGAGTGCCGGCTCTCGTGACCCGGGTCGGCCTGTTCGTCGATCAGGAGCCGGACTTGATTCGTCTCGTCAGTCGACACCTGGATCTGCTGCAGTTTCATGGCGACGAGTCGGCGTCCTTCTGCGCGTCTTTTGAGCGTCCCTACATCAAGGCCTTGCGCATGCGCGACGGGCTCGATCTGCACGCCGCCGCGGATGCCTACTCGACGGCTCGGGCACTGCTGCTGGATGCCTACAAGCCCGGGGTTCCCGGCGGCACCGGCGAGGCCTTCGACTGGGGGCGAATCCCCGCAACGCTTGCAAAACCTGTTATTCTCGCTGGTGGATTGAGTGCCATCAATGTGGCACGAGCGATACGCCAGGTAAGGCCTTTTGCCGTGGATGTTTCCGGCGGCATCGAGAAGGAACCCGGCATCAAGGATATCGACAAGATCGACGATTTCGTCCGCCAGGTAACCCTGGCGGACACTTGCTGA
- the truA gene encoding tRNA pseudouridine(38-40) synthase TruA, protein MGVEYDGSGYCGWQRLKHAPSVQAALETALSQVSGDTVKVHCSGRTDSGVHATRQIVHLDPPVKRSEKAWVFGANTNLPRDIAVRWIREVPDDFHARFKALARRYRYVILNQPGRPVLERANATWCREPLDDKAMHAAAQALIGEQDFSSFRAAGCQSKTPWRHLHFIEVHRHGPLVVVDVQANAFLHHMIRNIVGALVAVGRGEQGVGYLAELLALKDRKLASATAPGCGLHFVDCVYDSRFDLPREPLGPNLLAFLGEWTGERELPDNPRFAYRRGQPGCDLPRCDQSQGEALTGKLALSREPLA, encoded by the coding sequence ATGGGGGTGGAATATGATGGGAGTGGCTACTGCGGCTGGCAGCGTCTGAAGCACGCACCTTCGGTACAGGCGGCCTTGGAAACCGCGCTTTCCCAGGTGTCCGGTGATACCGTCAAGGTACATTGCAGTGGGCGCACGGATAGCGGCGTGCATGCCACCCGCCAGATCGTCCATCTGGACCCGCCGGTCAAGCGTTCGGAAAAGGCTTGGGTGTTCGGCGCCAATACCAACCTTCCACGAGATATCGCAGTGCGCTGGATCAGGGAAGTCCCCGACGATTTTCATGCGCGGTTCAAGGCCCTGGCCCGACGCTATCGCTACGTGATCCTCAATCAGCCCGGTCGCCCGGTGCTGGAGCGGGCCAACGCGACCTGGTGTCGCGAGCCCCTGGATGACAAGGCCATGCACGCGGCTGCTCAGGCGCTGATCGGTGAGCAGGATTTCTCGAGCTTTCGCGCTGCCGGCTGCCAGTCCAAGACCCCCTGGCGCCACCTGCATTTCATCGAGGTGCATCGTCACGGCCCGCTGGTCGTCGTGGACGTGCAGGCCAACGCCTTCCTTCATCACATGATTCGCAATATCGTCGGTGCCCTGGTGGCAGTGGGTCGAGGTGAACAAGGCGTCGGTTATCTCGCCGAGCTGCTGGCGCTCAAGGATCGTAAGCTCGCCAGCGCCACGGCGCCGGGATGCGGCCTGCATTTCGTCGACTGCGTCTACGATTCGCGCTTTGATCTGCCTCGGGAGCCCTTGGGGCCCAACCTGCTGGCGTTTCTTGGGGAGTGGACCGGTGAACGCGAGCTGCCGGACAATCCGCGCTTTGCGTATCGTCGCGGCCAGCCTGGGTGCGACCTGCCCAGGTGCGATCAATCACAAGGCGAGGCGTTGACAGGGAAGTTGGCCCTGAGCCGGGAGCCTTTAGCGTAA